In Ictalurus furcatus strain D&B chromosome 23, Billie_1.0, whole genome shotgun sequence, a single window of DNA contains:
- the klhl40b gene encoding kelch-like protein 40b, which yields MALPIDPMEEPRMYQQTLLQDGLCDLLENDTMVDCVLKIKDKEFPCHRLVLAACSSYFRAFFKSGVEASKQREIVLEDVEPGVMGMILKYLYTSSINVTEQNVQDIFALANMLQIPSIFTVCVSFLQKRLSLSNCLAIFRLGLMLDCPRLAVSARNFACERFQLITRDEEFLHLSPSELAAILASDSLNVETEQAVFEALIKWVGCDKDKRLEELPTLLDCVRFRLIPEDYFAEQVEQHEWLRSNPEITKKLQLVKDAHAGKLPEVKKTMTNEKSKEKKTEEDGEEEEDQEELLPGILNDNLRSGMFLRDLILMINDTSSVAYDPTGNDCYVASISSQIPKNHCSIVTKENQIFVIGGIFFNEQSEEEQLNSYFLQFDPASSDWLGMPPMPSPRFLFGMGEAENSIFVIGGKELKEGEQTLDSVLVYDRQSLKWGESVPLPYAVYAHGTVSQDGIVYVIGGKGDSKQCLNKVCAYDTKKGEWKDLAPLKTERSLFGVTVYKDKIYVAGGVTDTGLTGTMEVYDIKSNKWSEFVEFPQERSSLSLITVGNGIYAVGGFAMFPSENCEELTPREMNDIWRYDESERKWNGILREIRYASGATVLGVRLNTLRLTKM from the exons ATGGCTCTGCCGATAGACCCCATGGAGGAGCCTCGAATGTACCAGCAAACACTGCTGCAGGATGGCCTCTGTGACCTGCTAGAAAATGACACCATGGTGGACTGCGTGCTGAAGATCAAGGACAAGGAGTTCCCCTGCCATCGCTTGGTGCTGGCTGCTTGTAGCTCCTACTTCCGggcattttttaaatcaggcgTAGAAGCAAGCAAACAGCGTGAGATTGTCCTGGAGGATGTTGAACCTGGTGTCATGGGTATGATTCTGAAATACCTCTACACATCAAGCATCAATGTGACTGAGCAGAATGTCCAAGACATCTTTGCTCTTGCCAACATGCTCCAGATCCCTTCCATTTTCACAGTGTGTGTCTCTTTCCTCCAGAAGCGCTTGAGCTTGAGCAACTGCCTAGCCATCTTTCGCCTGGGATTGATGCTCGACTGTCCTCGGTTGGCTGTCTCAGCCCGTAATTTTGCCTGTGAGCGTTTTCAGCTGATCACACGAGATGAGGAGTTCCTACATCTAAGTCCCAGTGAGTTAGCCGCCATCTTAGCCTCGGACTCATTGAATGTGGAAACAGAGCAGGCCGTATTTGAGGCTCTGATCAAATGGGTGGGCTGCGACAAGGACAAGCGTCTCGAGGAACTCCCGACATTACTGGACTGTGTGCGCTTCCGACTCATCCCCGAGGATTATTTTGCAGAGCAGGTGGAGCAACACGAGTGGCTGCGATCTAACCCAGAAATTACTAAGAAACTGCAGCTGGTCAAAGATGCTCATGCTGGGAAGCTTCCAGAGGTCAAGAAGACCATGACAAATGAGAAAAGCAAGGAGAAGAAAACAGAGGAAGATGGCGAAGAGGAAGAAGATCAGGAAGAGTTACTTCCTGGAATCCTGAATGATAATTTAAGATCTGGCATGTTCCTCAGAGACTTAATATTGATGATAAATGACACAAGTTCAGTGGCTTACGACCCTACAGGAAATGACTGCTATGTGGCATCAATATCCAGTCAGATTCCAAAAAATCACTGCAGCATTGTAACCAAAGAGAACCAGATCTTTGTGATTGGTGGGATTTTCTTCAATGAACAGAGTGAAGAGGAACAGCTTAACTCATACTTTTTACAG TTTGACCCTGCAAGTTCAGATTGGCTTGGAATGCCCCCCATGCCCTCACCACGTTTCCTGTTTGGCATGGGTGAAGCGGAGAACTCCATCTTTGTAATAGGTGGGAAAGAGTTAAAGGAAGGAGAACAAACTTTGGATTCAGTCCTAGTTTATGACAGACA ATCTTTAAAATGGGGAGAGTCCGTTCCACTTCCCTATGCGGTATATGCCCATGGAACAGTGTCTCAAGATGGAATTGTGTATGTAATAGGAGGAAAAGGAGACAGCAA ACAGTGCTTGAACAAAGTTTGTGCTTATGACACAAAGAAAGGTGAATGGAAGGATCTTGCACCACTGAAGACTGAACGATCGTTGTTTGGGGTCACTGTTTATAAGGACAAGATCTACGTGGCTGGAGGTGTTACAGACACTGGCCTCACTGGCACCATGGAGGTTTACGACATTAAATCAAACAA gtGGTCTGAGTTTGTCGAGTTTCCTCAGGAGCGCAGCTCCCTCAGTCTGATCACAGTGGGTAATGGCATCTACGCTGTGGGTGGCTTCGCAATGTTTCCAAGTGAAAACTGTGAGGAGCTCACACCAAGAGAGATGAATGACATTTGGAG GTATGATGAAAGTGAGAGGAAGTGGAACGGTATCCTGAGAGAGATTCGCTACGCTTCAGGTGCTACAGTGTTGGGTGTTCGTCTCAACACATTGAGACTCACTAAAATGTGA